The following nucleotide sequence is from Xenorhabdus nematophila ATCC 19061.
CTCCAGGGATCTTCAAACCTGGTTACAGAGGGTTCCGGTTCAAGGAAGCTGCTTCTGGTGATTTGCCTACTGTCATGATTGATGGTCGGAAATTCAATTGCATAGCCAGTATAGCCAGAGCACATGGACTTGATCCGGTTACAGTGCGGAGACGCATTGCGGATACCGGAAAGACCGCAGAAAAACTCACCAATGATGAGTGGAAACTCATCCTTTCAAAGAAAAAAGGTAAAGGAAAACCCTTCACCTACCAGGATAGAACCTACAGCAATATTGCTCAGTTCTGTCGTGAGTATCAGCTCAACAGCAACCTTGTTTACCAGAAAGTCAAAGATCGGGCTGATAGCACTGATGAAGAGTTCTGGGGACAGATTATTGAAACATGCAAAAGGAACGACTAATGGCAGAAAACAAAGAAATCCCCTGGGAGAGAGAACTCATCGAGAAATACATGTTCACCCTTCACAAAGAGCAAGTGAAAGATCGCCGCTGGCGGACAATGTTGCGTGTACTTCGTGCATCAGGCTTCGTACTTCTCATGGTCGGCTTCATCATCCTAGCTTCCAATCCAGGTGGAATGCCTTGGCAAAGCGCCAAAGCAGCAGCTCCCCATACCGCCTACATCAACATCCGTGGCGAGATTGCAGCAGGAACGCTGGCAGACGCGGACCATCTTATTCCGTCCATTCAGGCTGCATTCGACAACCCTAACTCTCAAGCGGTCGTTCTTCGCATAAACAGCCCAGGAGGTAGCCCTGTTCAGGCTGGACGGATTTATGAGGAGGTGAAGGCGCAGCGAGCTCTGCATCCGGAGAAAAAGGTTTACGCCATCATTGATGACATTGGTGCCTCAGGTGGTTACTACATCGCCTCTTCGGCGGATGAAATCTATGCAGACCGCGCCAGTCTGGTTGGTTCTATCGGCGTTATCAGCTCCGGGTTCGGGTTTACCGGCTTGATGGACAAGCTCGGCATTGAGCGACGGGCTATCACCTCCGGAGAGCACAAAGCACTTCTCGATCCTTTCTCCCCTCTTACCGCTGATATGAAGACGTTCTGGGAAGGAGTTCTATCAAAAACCCACCAGCAGTTCATCGAGCGAGTGAAGGCTGGTCGGGGGGAGCGACTGAAAGACGACCAAAAGGTGTTTTCTGGATTGCTCTGGAATGGTGAGCAGGCCAAAGAGATTGGTTTGATTGATGGGCTGGGTGGTTTGAACTCAGTGGCGCGAGACGTCATTCACCAGACCAGCCTAGTGGATTACACACCAACCGAAGACATCATCCGGAGACTGACTCAACGAGCTAAGCTAGAAGCCAGCTCGTTCGTGCAAGAACTCAGCGCTGTGAAAGTTTACTGATAGGAGCAATTTGACATGACAGAACAAAGTACCAAAACACTACGCCTCGGGGTTATTGCCGCCGTTTTTTTAGGGCTTGTAGGAACCGGCTTCGGGATTTACCAATTCGTGAAAGAGAAAGAGCTGGCGCAAGAAATCGCCAGCGTGAAATCCACTGTGAACCAGGTGAAGGATGCCGAAGGCGTCACTTTCAAGAGCAAAGCCGAGTTTGATGCGGCTGTGGCGGCAAGCATCAACAAGTTTGTCGAGCAAAAACAGCAATCGGACATCGATCAAAAGTATGCCCAGTTTGAGGGGGCTCCCGAAAAGGTTGAGGATGGCAAGCACATCTATGGGGACCTTGGTGCCCGATTCACGCTGGTGGAGTTTTCTGATTTGGAGTGTCCGTACTGCAAGCAATTTCATGACACACCAAAACAGATTGTGGATGCCAGTAAAGGGAATGTGAACTGGCAGTGGAAGCACATGCCCCTCGATTTCCATAACCCGGCTGCTCACAAGGAAGCTCTGGCCGCTGAATGTATTGCAGAGCAGAAAGGCAACCGAGGCTTCTGGGTCTTTATTAATGATGTATTCCAGCGTTCCCAAGGTAACGGGCGCGGCGTTGAAGACCTTGCTTCCGTTGTCACTGGCGTAGGTGCTGATCTGGATGCTTTCCGTGAGTGTCTCAGCTCTGGCAAGTACGAAGATAAAGTTCAAGCTGACATCCAGAAAGCCAAGAGTTACGGCGTTAATGGTACTCCAGCCACCTTTGTTGTAGACAACCAGACAGGCAAGAGTCAGTTACTTGGTGGTGCTCAACCAGCACAAGCCATCATGGCGGTGATGCGAAAAATGATGATTGAGTCGTAACAAGACGACTCAGCGAACCAATAAAACTTTCACATGTGAAAGTGGAGTGAGAACTGATGATCAAGACAACAACTAAATTGGGATGTTTGCTTGGGGGGCTGCTTGTCCTGTCGGCTTGTTCCAGCGCCCCTCAGCCAAGCAACGAATACAAGATGGCTCTGGATGATACAAAACAGTTATGTGAGGCATGTGCTCTGGTTGGTAATGACCTGCTGGTGGCCCTTAACAAGTCATGCAATACCCCGATGACCCCTGAGAGTTTTACCGGAGTCATGAATAGCAACCCGATGTTTGCAGCAATGATGGCAATTAACTCCATTGGTGGAACCGATCTCTATCAGGTTTATCGTGACGCGGCCATAGACACCCTGCGTTGCAATGAGATGGACACTTGGCCTGAACGGACCAAGATTCGTTTCCAGCAGCCCGATATGCAAAAGGTGCTGGCCTTGAAGGTTTCTGCCAGACAGCAGAAAGCAAATTAACTTTCACATGTGAAAGTCAGGCTCTCCGGAGCCTGATTTCACTATGAGGTGAACCAATGGAGTTACAAGAAGCAAAAGAGGCTCTCGATAGCCTTCATCCTCACAAGGCCTCAGCGCCTTTGAGGTTAGTCATCCACCAGCCAGGTGGGATTGGTGGAACCCCTACTGTGGGGGTGAAAGCTATTCACGCAGGCTTTGACTGGGACAGCAACACCATCCTGATCTATCCGGAAGAGCAGCTCACCCGTTTGACGCCGGATGAGGTCGCCGCCATCACAAAGTCAGTATCAAAAGGACAGTCTTGGCATTCATATCAGCAGTTAAAAAAGTATCGTGAGCAATTGGCCGAAGCCACGGAAGAAATTAGTAGGCTCAAAGCTGAGCTTGAAAGGTATCAGAAAAATGGGGGGGTAGAATGCTAAAACGCGGAATAATCAACCTCGCTGCCAGTTACATCATTGTCGATGCCCTGCTCCGGAACGCGGCAATTTGGATATTTGGCCTGTCTTTCTCCGTTGGTGGTGCTTACGTTGTTGGTGAGGCCAGTTCATGGGTCATCTACCTTGCAACCTCTGGAGCAGTGACACTCTGCTCTGTCGTAACAGCCTATCTGCTCGTTACTTATCACCGATGGGGACTGATGGCCGCTAGAGTGTGGCTGTTATTGAGTGCCTGTCTAAACGGTTACGCCGCCTACTTGAGTGGTCATAACATCCAGTTGATGGTGGCTCTATTTGCCAGCTTGTTCATTGCTCTGTGGATGCTCAAGACCCTTGAGCAACCCGCAGTAAAGGGGACATACAAGGTAATCGCTGATCTTCACTCTCAGTTATGGGGAATGTTAAAGGGGCAAGCCAGATGACTACGAATACTCAAAACGCGAACACTAACCAGGTTAAGTCTTTACGCGACATGCTTGTCCCCGCCCTGTTGTTCTATGTGGTGATGACGTCCATGTTTGTGGGACTTGACGCCTTCATGGAGAAACCCACCAGCATGAACCTGCCATTCATGCCGTTCCTTGTCTCGATGGTGAGTTTTACCAGTGACGCACGTCGAGCGTGGGACTGGCGGAACGCGATCAAGGTTGTGGCCGTATTGACTGCGAAAGTTGTTTGACGCATTCGGTGATGCACAAGAAGTCACCCGAGAAATGCTTCTGGAGCAGGCGGAGCTCATTCATACGATTAGCGACAAGTGTCAGAGCACAGGCCTGTTTCTGGACAGTCAGGCTCGTTTCAACCAGTTTGTTCAAGAGATTGAGGCTGACGACAAGGTGGAGGATCGGTTGCTTCATGCTTGGTGTTGGGTGATAGACCGGATAGTAAAGGCACCAACATCCTTTCACATGGATGGGGCTGTGATTTTGACTATGCCTCTGGTCGCCAAATACCTGCCACCGGTTGAACGGGAGCCGGAAACCATCGTGGTGAATCTCGATGAGGACTACAAGGCTCCTGTAGGCAACCAAACACTCTGCGAGCTCATTATGGAACGGAGGCATTGGCCGCAAGGTGCAACGTGTGCGACCCAAGAAGCGGACGGGGGAGTTCTCTACTGGGACGCCCCGGTTGATGTGGTAGAGGAAGGCAGAAAGGTCGCCGGTAAGCACGGCATGATGGCCGAGGTTGGATTAAAGCATCAGGTCGATGCCTGGTATGCTGACATGGACGATATACGTCTAGCAACCGATTGGAATTCCTCTGTCATCACGCCTCACTGCTTGCTGCTTGCCTATCTTGATGTGCTCCAAAAGAACAAAGTGCCGTTTGATGAGGGGGTGCGGCTCGCTGCCGAATGGGTAACGCAACTTGGTGGGGAGTCTCGTGAAGATACCGAGGAAGAGCCGGAAGCTGAGGCTACGGTTCTTTCCCTGGGGAGAGCCACAGCTCATTGCTTCAAACCCTACAGGAGAAACAACATGCGATACCAGGTATTTAAAACGAAGGAAGGTGGGCAGCCGGTGTTTACTGCACCTTGGTACTGGTTAGCCTCAACCATAGCAAACTGGTCATCTCTTAAATGGGATGTTTGTCGAATTGTAGATAGCAAGGTGAATGAGACAAGGTTCTGCTGGGCCAAGGCATTGCCTGCTGAAAAAAACAATTAATTTGGTGGAGTGACTATGACTATGGGTTTTGTGAAAAAGACGGGGATTTCAGCGTTCCTATCAGCAATGCTGGTGCTGGCTCCTCATGTGTGGGCAGAGACCTTCACAGCAAAGGTTG
It contains:
- a CDS encoding S49 family peptidase, whose amino-acid sequence is MAENKEIPWERELIEKYMFTLHKEQVKDRRWRTMLRVLRASGFVLLMVGFIILASNPGGMPWQSAKAAAPHTAYINIRGEIAAGTLADADHLIPSIQAAFDNPNSQAVVLRINSPGGSPVQAGRIYEEVKAQRALHPEKKVYAIIDDIGASGGYYIASSADEIYADRASLVGSIGVISSGFGFTGLMDKLGIERRAITSGEHKALLDPFSPLTADMKTFWEGVLSKTHQQFIERVKAGRGERLKDDQKVFSGLLWNGEQAKEIGLIDGLGGLNSVARDVIHQTSLVDYTPTEDIIRRLTQRAKLEASSFVQELSAVKVY
- a CDS encoding DsbA family protein, whose translation is MTEQSTKTLRLGVIAAVFLGLVGTGFGIYQFVKEKELAQEIASVKSTVNQVKDAEGVTFKSKAEFDAAVAASINKFVEQKQQSDIDQKYAQFEGAPEKVEDGKHIYGDLGARFTLVEFSDLECPYCKQFHDTPKQIVDASKGNVNWQWKHMPLDFHNPAAHKEALAAECIAEQKGNRGFWVFINDVFQRSQGNGRGVEDLASVVTGVGADLDAFRECLSSGKYEDKVQADIQKAKSYGVNGTPATFVVDNQTGKSQLLGGAQPAQAIMAVMRKMMIES